The DNA window ttggcaagagttatattaacagaatttaacttatatacaatgggataacatctttttacataagtggggcgagttggcattactaaattcttcctggttaataatatatttatctagatattatcgttttctattaggtggggcgagttggcaggagtaatattaacgggatataacacagttcacaagtggggcgatttggtaatccaggttggggcagggttttttttttaaagtggggcgagttagtgaaaaagtggggcTATTTGCTAATGGGGCgattgtcatggattcccttcaaaaatattctaatgtggtttttggcttcttcttgcattaacaagcttatagccattgttgaattaattgttttctttaaatagtcgacaaaattgctcttacaaaatttccatttgggagcctcgaGCTCGATGGGGGAAAAACTCTGCAAATattgacagttggcaggtatggtcatcaaaaaagttgacatgttactatgtacatttaccattatgttacttgatgttcttgctatacacacagtacagagactagtcaatctttgtgaactatttttttatgggagtcatagaatatgcgtagacaatcaataattaaaaacagtctatttatattgaaaaggaaaagttcttatatgtctaaagaagagggacgaaagacactaaatggacagtcaaactcataaatttaaagcaaactgacaaggccatggctaaaaatgcatttcatggcgaggcacagaaaatatactgtaatcAGTAGactatagatacatgtataggtGAACtaaggtacaaaagaactctaaatctttaattctacaaaccacctctgttctatggaagataatgatataactggactagaaatacacacaacctgtaattaactgcctttacagcgctttcgcgctttgattatatatcaagggaaaaataaccagataactgtgaaaattatttaaagctagTTAAATCTGTATGTttggacacctataaaaataatattcagaaaaataacttatgtaagttatatttaaattagcctcgttttcaacatacttgtataggtaattttaattgttacttgtttaagtaatgcccctgactgatGAATGCATGCTCTATATTCATATATTCATGAAGGAGTTTAACTTTGAATTTGTTAAAACTTGCAACTTGTGTAATTGTAAGGAGAgccagtttttatttttttgcattttgcaTGTTGTGGCAATTTTCATTATCTGTCATTCATAGATATTTTCAACAGGAACAGTTTGGTCAAAGTCTTTATAAAATCATGTAGAGTGTTTACTTCAATCTATAACACAGACCAACTAATGTTGATGTTAATAGTGAAAATAGAACAAACATGTGTTCAGAGTAAAATAAGCTCGACCAAACATAAGGAAAACGCTTCCATCATACATTGTTCATGTGTTGATGATCTCCTTCGATAACCCAATTACAAtggccactttcatttacataaaattttacaaaaatattctttaaattaaaaagaattctGTTGAAATGCAGACACAGATATGAGAAAAGACATTAAGCAATGTTTGGAGATACTTCCCACAAGGCTCAAACTTGAATTTTAATACTATTATTATGCCCATTGTAATGAAttattaatagatatacatgtaggaagatgtggtatgagtgacaatgagacaactcttcatccaaataacaatttataaaagtgaactattataggtcaatgtacagccttcaacacagagctttggctcacaccgaacaacaaactttaaagggccccaaaattattagtgtaaaaccattcaaacgggaaaacaaactgtctaatctatataaaaaaaaagagaaacacttataaattacataaacaaacgacaactactgtacatcagagttttgacttaggacagatgcaaacatttgcagcgggattaaatgttttaatgctaCCAatccttctccctttttctgaaacaataatataacatcacaacatagaaaaacacatgatgaaatatcaattgaatATTTATACAGTTGACGATTTATCAGTATATGGctgtattatattttcagtGGTCCAAAATCTGATAAACACCATACTTCAGTATTGATATCTGGTGCTTTAAGTAAGGTGAGTAGCCATGACAACttaataagcatgataagacAACATGCACCTAACTTTCATTCAAGAATCaagtttaataaaatcaaacaattactattggaaaaaaaaagaaagatcaGAAAAGTTcaggaaaaacacaaaaatattttggaaaaaattgtgtttatttgaaattgagaaATTTAAACTGGCAAAATATATAATCACTTAATAAAAGTTCCTTGTTTTGTAACATTTGAACactgttatataatatattattactGTTGAACTATTTCTGGGAGACAAAGATTTCTAAAGTAGTTtcttttgatacattttaacacttctatttattattactttttaactatttcagGGAGACAAAGATTTCCCCCCAGAGGCTGTGAAGGCGTATCATGATAAGCCATTGCCAACACACGACAACAGACCAAATCAGAAACCTCAGATTATCCATCAACCAAACAAATATTGAacgtacaaaaataaaactaatggAAGAGACATATTAATGATAACAGATATAGAAAACAAAGGATTTGAGTACTAAGGATTTGATTAGAACACTTGTTgatagaaaaacaatttaagttGTCATGGTGATGGGGAAACTTTGAAGACTGTCTCTTTTTTTAGCAAATATAGATATCagaatttcaattatttgaagaagaaaaaaaacattttggggggtaatactaataataattcatcattttatctttaattgtatttttttggatTAAGTATGAAgtcttatatttaaatttttaccagatatgtttttttctaaaagctaGAAATAACAATAAAGTAGCTGTCTAATAATATTGCATCTTAAGAAGAAATATGGGATTTAGAATgagcatttattatttttgaataattttatgcattaatttttttattttgatattaattggTTCATATGAGTGctcatattcatgatattcaaGGATATTGTTTTGCAggaaaaaatattgacacttttgcaattttgaaaaaagcgATTTATGaagctttattttttctaaataggaataaaaagacaatgttgagcataatttctttttttctcttttgtgtTAATCAGAGATATATATCATGTGcattataattatacatattgTTAAGGTTTTATTAATGTTAATCTTTTTACGCAGATTTGGTGCAAAAGAATACTTTTTCTTTCTGGTTGTTAcgtttattttatttgctgtttattctttaaaagcTTATTAGCCTTACTTTATATgtgcagtatttttttttacaatatattgaGGCCTGGAGTGTTTCTTCTAAtgctttttcaaatatatagtttgcaaaatttcaaataagctaaattttgtattcacaAATGACTAAATGAAGAGCTTTCACATGGATTTTAATTTGATGGAAACCACATGCTAGTGACGaatttaaaagagaaattatattaaaattcacAGAGATTGTTTACTTGAAactgatttatttatattttcttacaCATATTTGTTTCAGGGAATACATTTGATTGTCGTAATTTTACATTTGCTAAGCATTTTACTTACTGTATACATATTACTTAAAAACTGGTCTGGAAATAGTATTTTGATTGTCTAATGAATTTGGTATAAATAAGATCAGacctatgtcatgtatgttgaaattttaaccatagtattttatacatgtagtacactGTAGATGCAATATACTTAAAAGGTGTTCCAATTTTATATACAACTGGTATCTTTTCTTTATCTTtattatctaaatatatattgCTTGTCAAATTGAATATTCTTACTACATGTCTACAATTAATAACTGTTCAACATTGTTCAATAGCAATTCAGGATTTTATTCCCAAAGAATAGGTTTCAAAACGATTATTTCATCTGTATGGTACcaaacattttagaaatttagaaatggttgtgtttatgaaatatgtaaataaaaaaagaaaagaagcaaAAATGCAAAATTGTTATGtgaaaaggttttaaaaagaaatcgattcttatatttcattttctcaAAGCCAAAAAAAACATGATCAATTTGGCAAAATTAGTACATGTAAAATCAGTGAACAAAACAGTACTTGTATTTCTAATGGcatgtataatttttataacaagGAATTTAAGATACACTTATTTCAAATATGGATTAAATATTCATTGTGTTGTAGACTTTGttgaacaacaaaaaatattcaagcaAGTGCTCAGTTcttcaataaaagtaaaaaatgtagCATCTTGTTtgttattaatgaaaataataagatCAGCCAAGTGGAtagaatagatataagaagatgtggtgtcaGTGCAATTGAGACAACtcaccatccaagtcacaatttgtaaaagtataccATTATACATGTTGAAGGTAAAAACAAGAAACCTTgactcacactgaacagcaagctataaatatTTGCCCCAGTGAGAGAATTTTTTGGTAAGGTTCGTCTGCCAACTTGTTACATGTTAACATCTCATTATGGGTAGGGAACTCCTATATTAAGGCAACCGTAGAATACCGCTGTTTGAATCTGGTAAATccaaagagaaaaaacaaatccgggttacaaactaaaactgagggaaatgcaTCCAAAATAAGAGGAGAATAaggacacaacagaaacacaacattaaaatgtaacacacacagaaacgaactataaaataacaatggccactttcctgacttggtacaggacatttaaaaaaaataaatggtgggttgaacctggttttgtggcatgccaaacctcctgcttttatggcaatgttaaatataacattaaaatgacaacagtTCATGacagatgaaacgcgcgtctggcgtatatacaaagtttagtcctggtatctatgatgagtttatatataatcatgacaggactacatgaaaaataaatgggagaacatatagtacaaagaaacacacaaataatgtttaaacaaaaggtaccaggtacCTATATATGTTTTTACAACTGAGAACTCTTGAATCCCATAAAGAATattaatgatttactttttagAAACTAAAGGACTATGGGTGATGTCATTGTCCTTACACTAAAAAAAGTTGTCATTGGTTAAATTTTGGGTGGGTCTTTTCACCATCGAACACCGCGGAACACCCCAAGAACCACCAACCACTAAGAAAAACTGTGATATTATACAGTAAAAcgttaaacaaattaaattaaattacgtataattaatcaatttttagatttttatgggcatcatttttatgtttaaatcaaTAATCAATATAAGGAAAAACGTGTCAGGATTAATAATCATTCATCACTTTCCAGATTATATTGTGTGtgtaattgaaatataaaattcaaatatattcataatttgTAATCAGTTCAAGTATCCTCGATCTCTCGGTTAGATTTTGATATTGGCCTCTTCTTTTATGTTAAGTGTGGCTTAAACCAAGTACAAGGTTTTGgtcttttaaatacaatatttaatttttcaaactcATACCAATCTCAGTATGTAGAATGAATAGATGGATATTAATGTTGCCAACATGTTCTAGACCAAAATCAAACGCATTTAAGTCATTATAATGGTTTAAGAATAgatggttatcaaaggtaccagttttataattcaatacgaTAGACACGCGTTTTGTCTTTATAAATCCCCAGTCCCACTAGCTAtagaccacgatcgcaccacgctcactgcgatctaaaataaattcagatcgCGTTGAGGTCGCGTAAGAGCGgcatacaaatttaaattttcgtTTCTTTCACGTTACAACTACGTCTTCATTACGCTTCTACAATTCGAACCCGCTTCGATTACACCACGTTCTCACCACGCTTATTCTGCGACCTCACTACGATTTATATAACTTATCACGTGCACGATCTTTCTACGCTTatcacgttctcactacgaccGTACTACGATTTATTCaattgcaacacgatcttagCACGCCTCTACTGCGCAGATAGCACGCTCTTACCAAGACGATAATACGATCATACCACGTTCATATCGCGATCTCACAACGCTCGCAGCAATAACGTCAACATCATGTTCCATATAAATCCTGTTCCATTTCAttctatttctgattaataCGTAGATTTCTTGGAAATAATAGAGTCATGCCACCAAAATCTAACAGAACACGTGGGCGTGGTAATAGGAGTAGATGTAGAAGCATGGGAGCACCGAAAATAACGAATCCGGATCCAGCAGATATACCGGAACGACCAATCCAATCTGAATTACAACCTTTTATTGTTCCAACAAACTTAAATAACGATGTTTAGTGAACGATCGCAGGGATGACACCGATGTGTCAAGCATGGTTGAGCTGATAGAGGAAAAGGACAAGAAGTCCAAATTTCATACGAAAAACAAAACATGGAGagcttttatatatttcatgtgaaaatgacaatgcGCATGGTGGCCGTAGTATGAACACCGTCAGGTCGTAAGAAGAGCGTGATTAGGACGGCGTGGACGTGCTAGAATCGCACTATGGTCTTAAACAGCGTGGTGTATATGTGGTAAAGTCGTAGTTGGGTCGCGGTGAGAACATGATGGTCGTAGTCAGGTCGTTATAACATCGTTGTGAGATCGCAGAGAAGTTTCTACGAATAAAATCACGCTTTCGTTACGCTCTTGTTACGTTGATACAGCGTCATGTTATGTACAGatctttttaaatacaataaaaatgatGGCCAATCCTGACATCATTGTAGCCTAAagcaaaatcagaaaaaaaaatgaattccgaggaaaattcaaaacggaaagtcccttatcaaatggcaaaatcgaaagctcaaacacatcaaattaatggataacaactgtcatattcctgatttgttacaggcattttctggTGTATAGTTGTCCAAATGGTAAtctcttcttatttttaattaatgaaaatgtctTGATTGTACTGTTCACAACTTTCTCTATTTCAGTTACAATccaatatgacatttgttaacTAGGCAACAACAAACACAAGCACATGACAAGGGATCCAAAGGAACAAATAGATAAATGAAACTCAATTTCAACTTCTCCAAAAACAACATATACAGACATATGACGAAGGGGTCACGAATCAACAGGAACCTGAATGGTTCCTACAAAgattattaaaaatgtttgatatataacaaaaaaaaacaagaataacGGAAAgaaactcgtcatagataccaggactaaattttgtatatatacgccagacgtgcgtttcgtctacaaaagactcatcagtgacgctcgaatccaaaaaagttaaaaggccaaataaagtactaagttgaagagcattaaggaccaaaattcctaaatatACCGTATTGAAAAAAGCACGAAGCTGCTGCATGCAACGAAAGGGTATAAGTATGATTCTTTCGTCTATTGATTATGAAttatattacagttatttcaaatagaaccAGGAGTTTAATATCGAATGTCTTCTTTGGTACAACGTGTactaaaatacatataaacggagaattattcaaatattggcGACAAAGTCGATTCAGATGTTTACACTATGAAGACTACTTTATTGGtttatttgatcatttgttTAGCCGTCAATACATTTTCTTACTTTAAATAACTGGGTTAACCACTATTAGTTAAGGTAACAAGTACTGTtaatacaacatataaaaagtAAGAATATTCATATTAACATGATCTTCTGAATAACAGTATGTCTAACTTCAGTGTCCGGGGTACCAGCTTATAAGTCAGGTAtctttgtattgtttttataccaAACAAATGCGTGAGATTCTCATTTCATTTGATGCAATACATGAAATGGTTTGACTTTTACAGTAAGTATAAATAACGAATTGTCGAGTGatatttcttttgaatatatCTTATTTATCAATTGACGTGTGGAATGATACAGTGAAGAGTTGGTATCCgattatatcaaaatatcattaGTAAATGCTAAGAAACCGACatgatttttaacatattttcgaaatttttaagttgatatattttaagaaatctAGGTGCTTCGTACATAAATGTTAGTAGATGATAaatttggctttacttttttttatattcttttcgATGAATAAAGTTTTCATGGatctttatatctataattACTGGGTTTCTAAGTTCTGTGTATGAGAATTCCCGATTCAAGTAAAAAGCGTTGGATATacgaaattttaaatttattattttttttatttttttttgtttttttattttcgattttctaGTTACCCTTTTCAATGCCaaaagattgtttttatgtATCTTTTATAACGACAACAAGACAATATGACCGCGtcctattattttctatatttgttgtttttgtaatatgttattcatattgaaattgcaaTTGTCTTTGATCGTCTGATGCTCCAAGGAGTTAATAGCACATTTGCTTgttcatatatttgaaaaagcaaaatcgatctttaaagaaaatggaaagtcttttacatgttttatcaaatgtcaaaaatcaaaagctgagaTATGACATGCATaataaacaaatggaaaacaactgacTTGGTTCAGGTATTTCCTTTAAAAAGCATGGTCTTCTAagaaaaattgttataaaactgTGATATCGTGTTAGAAGTTAAGAATTGATGAccgtttttttaatgtgtttaatGGCACCGATCTGCAATTTTGATCTGAGTCTCtgattttataacatataatatattcctttcacggatttggctatactttttggaccttttggattatagctcttcatcttttatataagctttggaattcaaatattttggccacgagcatcactgaagagacatgtattgtcaaaatgcgcatctggtgaaagaaaattggtaccgttaattttattgaaactctttcataatttcttttttgatgttaaatatgtttttttttattttaagcatttatcCAGTGGCATTTTAAAGCGAGCCACTTTTGTTTCCAGTAATGGACATAGTAAACTTATTTAGAACATGGATTCTGTTTATACAGATCGTTGATGTGAATGGTAAGTTAACCTCAACGTATACAATTTAGAataatacatatacatatacacaccATGCCTTTTAGGCTTGATTATATTGCATCGGTAAGCCCAAACAAATGTTTGCATATCTGATAGTAATTTGCACATTCATACCGAATGAACAGGACAACCACAATCTATCAACTTTAAAACTCATACAAGATTTCGAATTCAAACTTTTTTACTCTATGGGCACTTTTTTTGTATCTAATCCCGGTATCTATTAATGatctttaaaagtattttgtatccttgttttatttcaatgctACACATACggatattttaaagaaaatccaCACCATTTCCCTTTATACtctaatatttaacaaatcgttgcttgatcatgttgatagaTAAAGGATTCTTTCATGCAGTGCTACCAAAGATTTACAAAACAGGTTTATAAATTAAGATATTGGTTAAAATAAATATGGACCAATTCAAAGGTTTAAGGTATGCTCGACTCTAGTGAAGGCTAAATTTTACAGCTTTggcatttttatttgttgtttgagCGATAAATTACCACGTTCTGTAGCATTTAAGAGACAGCTATGTTAAGTCGTGCATTTTTTCTTACTTCTTCATGTTCATCGTGTTGGCATTAACTTCTCAGATTGAAACATGGTAACAAGGATATATAACTATTAATTAAGAATAATGTCctcaataatacttatatatgtatgtatgaaATTTTCAGGAAAATCAGCATATTTTCGTGTAAATTATAATACTATTGGTCAAGCTGCTGCCGATACCTATTGTAAAAGTATTGGTATGGAATTGGCTAAGATAGATAATATCGGACTGCATAATTCAGCTGAACAATATCTCACAAGTCTGTAAGTTTTAAATGGAAAACGATTAAAcatgaatttatttaaacaaacttgtttATTCCTTATAAACGAAAAGCGtgtctgttttaaaaaaaaatagatataaattgatataaaaagatttggtatgagtgtCAGTTAGAAATATATTCATCGAAGTCACAGTGTCTTCGCCCCACGCGCAGCATTAGGTCATAccaaacaaaaatttataaaggaCTCCAACATAACAATGTAATccaattcaaacagaaaatcCAACGTCTTATCAATAtataaaacgagaaacgagaaacacg is part of the Mytilus trossulus isolate FHL-02 chromosome 13, PNRI_Mtr1.1.1.hap1, whole genome shotgun sequence genome and encodes:
- the LOC134695323 gene encoding death-associated protein 1-like, coding for MSDASQDAELKGGHAPAVKVGGMRVVTHQKNEKVEGATPPPTKEEIEEFGDGGPKSDKHHTSVLISGALSKGDKDFPPEAVKAYHDKPLPTHDNRPNQKPQIIHQPNKY